A single window of Neodiprion pinetum isolate iyNeoPine1 unplaced genomic scaffold, iyNeoPine1.2 ptg000056l, whole genome shotgun sequence DNA harbors:
- the LOC138191343 gene encoding uncharacterized protein: protein MAQFNAKIIEPFKKRAKWKTFEDQLEAFIILNDVTEVKKSVLLITRFTAEVYGELKAAVTPAKPLTMPYETLKTKLEELYAPKENIHLARLTFRERRQKEDESIDEFVKALQMLVQKCNFSAVELKNQLKDQLISGMRLRTVRYKLLQSPDLEWEQSVQLAKTVKLADAKAESLLPPQTSKQEATEAPSVNAIWHVNKRRQQRGYNTPWHRGRGASGFGQGRGTTRGRGILQQRAPSSNAQAASNPVSEECYCRGGKRHRSYQCSLRNKYCSECGKQG, encoded by the coding sequence ATGGCTCAATTCAACGCCAAGATTATAGAACCATTCAAAAAAAGGGCAAAATGGAAAACATTCGAGGACCAATTGGAGGCTTTTATCATCTTAAACGATGTTACCGAAGTGAAAAAGTCAGTATTGCTGATAACACGATTTACTGCGGAGGTCTACGGAGAACTCAAGGCAGCGGTAACCCCTGCGAAACCTTTAACGATGCCCTACGAGACCCTGAAGACAAAATTGGAAGAGTTGTACGCACCCAAAGAAAACATACATCTCGCAAGGTTGACGTTCCGCGAAAGAAGGCAGAAGGAGGATGAGTCTATCGATGAATTTGTAAAAGCACTTCAAATGTTAgtacaaaaatgtaatttctcAGCGGTAGAGTTAAAGAATCAATTGAAAGATCAACTGATATCTGGAATGAGGTTGAGAACCGTGcgttataaattattacaatccCCAGATTTGGAGTGGGAACAGTCGGTCCAGTTAGCAAAAACCGTCAAACTGGCCGACGCGAAAGCGGAGTCATTGTTACCACCGCAAACTTCAAAACAAGAGGCGACCGAGGCTCCAAGTGTGAACGCTATATGGCATGTCAACAAGAGGCGACAACAGAGAGGCTACAACACACCGTGGCATCGTGGACGTGGAGCAAGCGGCTTCGGCCAAGGACGAGGAACGACGAGAGGAAGAGGAATTCTCCAACAGCGGGCACCGAGCAGCAACGCGCAAGCAGCGTCGAACCCAGTAAGCGAAGAGTGTTACTGTCGTGGGGGAAAGAGACACCGAAGTTACCAGTGTAGCctacgaaataaatattgtagcGAGTGTGGTAAACAAGGTTAA
- the LOC124224032 gene encoding uncharacterized protein: MRYQKLDQPERNCPLQKLDGSNCASTDILQIAAKSQSFRFCSYVNPTQVVDARASAITGLNNVAGELHLHGQRVDSIPIKDALVAFYEFLKLFKKPFLLVAHNATFYATRLVLAANGHSMTEDFQLVVVGFSDTLPLLKKIYLERKGPGMFKLEKLAEDILNLKTNTRFHDALYDVEILEQLSVVAIDIASFFTTCERFIERLNNCIHNIRVAMALPYLEPLKNVISAGMLKKMASAGITYDRLKEVQKTSGKNEVVNSLSERIINKKPLVTDSKRILLALTDFLAKNVS; encoded by the exons ATGCGATACCAAAAGCTAGATCAACCTGAGAGAAATTGCCCGCTGCAAAAGCTAGACGGAAGCAATTGCGCGTCGACAG ACATACTGCAAATTGCAGCTAAGTCTCAAAGTTTCAGATTTTGCTCATATGTAAATCCAACGCAAGTAGTAGACGCGAGAGCATCTGCAATTACTGGGTTGAACAATGTGGCAGGAGAACTGCATTTACATGGTCAAAGAGTTGATTCAATTCCCATTAAAGATGCGCTGGTTGCTTTTTATGAATTCTTAAAACTATTTAAAAAACCTTTTCTACTTGTTGCTCACAATGCCACATTTTATGCAACACGTTTAGTCCTTGCTGCCAACGGTCATTCGATGACTGAAGACTTCCAATTAGTTGTCGTTGGCTTTTCAGATACGTTgccattattgaaaaaaatttatctcgagCGAAAGGGACCAGGAATGTTCAAGCTAGAGAAATTAGCTGAAGATATTCTAAATTTAAAGACCAACACACGTTTTCACGATGCATTATATGACGTAGAAATACTGGAACAACTCAGCGTTGTTGCTATTGACATTGCCAGTTTCTTTACAACATGTGAACGATTTATTGAAAGATTGAATAATTGCATACATAACATAAGAGTTGCGATGGCATTGCCTTATTTGGAGccgttaaaaaatgttatatcGGCAGGAATGCTCAAAAAAATGGCCAGCGCTGGCATTACGTACGACAGACTGAAAGAAGTTCAaaaaactagtggaaaaaatgAAGTCGTTAATTCATTATCAGAACGAATAATCAATAAGAAGCCTCTAGTCACCGATAGTAAAAGAATATTACTGGCTCTTACTGATTTTCTTGCAAAGAACGTTAGTTAG